A genomic region of Aspergillus oryzae RIB40 DNA, chromosome 1 contains the following coding sequences:
- a CDS encoding glycoside hydrolase family 43 protein (predicted protein), with translation MTPSLSKLVALSLFLGTALGEPWKAIDADFPDPSVIKTGDGYYAFATTANGVNTQIAHSADFKTWNVLDGQDALPGPFPSWVNGSHPKVWAPDVIQRNDGKFVIYYSAATSGTGSKHCIGAATSSSVTGPYSPEQDVLACDKSKGGAIDAAGFKDDDGTYYVVYKVDGNSLNEEGSGYHPTPIMLQKLKSDAVTPDGEAKQLIDRDDADGPLVEAPSLVKSGGQYYLSFSSNWYNSLNYDVSYAVASAVTGPYTKASAPDAPLLVSGDSSNVGALGGPGGSDFREDGSAIVFHAFNNGKNMAKGRGMWAANVKIDGGKISIQ, from the exons ATGACACCCTCATTATCGAAACTAGTCGCGCTATCGCTTTTCTTAGGGACAGCCTTGGGCGAACCCTGGAAAGCTATCGACGCGGATTTTCCCGACCCGAGCGTCATCAAAACCGGCGATGGATATTACGCCTTTGCCACGACTGCAAACGGTGTCAATACTCAGATAGCTCATTCCGCAGATTTCAAAACGTGGAATGTCTTGGATGGCCAGGACGCGCTTCCGGGTCCTTTCCCTAGCTGGGTAAATGGTAGCCATCCGAAGGTCTGGGCTCCAGATGTTATCCAACGG AATGACGGGAAATTCGTTATCTACTATTCCGCTGCCACCAGCGGAACAGGCAGTAAGCACTGCATTGGCGCCgcaacctcttcctcagttACCGGTCCCTACTCGCCGGAGCAAGATGTACTTGCCTGTGATAAGAGCAAAGGTGGCGCCATCGATGCTGCGGGCTTCAAGGACGATGATGGTACATACTACGTTGTTTATAAGGTCGACGGTAACAGCCTTAATGAGGAGGGCAGCGGATACCACCCCACGCCTATTATGTtgcagaagctgaagtcGGATGCTGTGACTCCTGACGGAGAGGCCAAGCAATTGATTGATCGCGACGATGCCGACGGGCCCCTGGTTGAAGCACCTAGTCTCGTGAAGAGTGGTGGCCAGTATTACCTGTCATTCTCGTCCAATTGGTACAACTCCCTCAATTATGACGTTAGCTATGCCGTCGCGTCGGCCGTCACTGGTCCGTACACCAAGGCGTCGGCTCCAGATGCGCCGTTGCTGGTTTCTGGGGATAGCAGTAATGTCGGAGCGCTTGGAGGTCCCGGTGGTTCTGATTTCCGCGAGGATGGAAGTGCTATTGTGTTCCATGCTTTTAACAATGGGAAGAACATGGCCAAGGGTCGTGGGATGTGGGCGGCTAACGTCAAGATTGATGGAGGAAAGATCTCCATCCAGTGA
- a CDS encoding putative UDP-glucose,sterol transferase (UDP-glucuronosyl and UDP-glucosyl transferase) — MAAATASPHRPREHGLTAGDWPDEHLSPRRRSVGGGHAHLREQGLDTGVRVMDDGRLDIKFREHKPWLLNLIKHLERQPKPLPGERRPSVMSMEGQDKFPLRLNIVIHVVGSRGDVQPFVALGKELQKHGHRVRLATHLAFREYINETGLEFFSIGGDPAELMAFMVNNPGLMPDMRTIRSGAIPKRRREMKAIFSGCWRSCFETGDGTGMHHIKEDPWSDAPDCNTQPFVADVIIANPPSFAHLSCAEKLGIPVNMMFTMPWSATQSFPHPLANIRARNTKPSVANFASYAIVEVMLWEGLGDLINRFRKRELGLDPLDAIRAPSIAHRLQIPYTYLWSPSLLPKPQDWGDNIDVCGFQFLESDTNYKPPDDLDAFLKAGDPPVYIGFGSIVVDNPAKLTEIVFEAIRLTGKRALVSKGWGNIGEGRAEVPKDVMLLGKVPHDWLFQHVSCVVHHGGAGTTAAGLVLGRPTVIVPFFGDQPFWGSIVARAGAGPQPVPYKQLTAEKLAEAINKALEPSTLEKAEEIGKGMRTERGVQNAVCSFHQHLDLRSLRCAICPTRPAVWWHKHLHIKLSAFAAAVLVEAGIVDPHHFEFRQDRPEGDNRSSISESDIDSESDSDYASAEEEQSDSSSTNTVVDDSDEAANELDLERTLTRKRAKEQKTGAQEILAETGYHTSKFAKQVLNFAIMLPTDLTLSLAKGFHNAPKLYHDTTVQRIPRVRNVKSGFRAAGTEFTEGFYYGITGLLTQPARGFQKSGGRGLVKGVGKGVGGVFFKPAAGIWGLAGFPLDGLHKSLRNSLTKNKTKYILRSRLEQGIQEMCAASMEERAIVMKKWRELEKNHPQNQNGHAH, encoded by the exons atggcagcagcaacagcttcACCGCACCGACCGCGTGAACATGGCCTAACAGCAGGAGATTGGCCAGATGAGCACCTCAGTCCCAGGCGTCGCTCGGTTGGTGGCGGCCATGCGCATCTTCGAGAACAGGGATTAGATACTGGTGTGCGGGTGATGG ATGATGGACGACTGGATATCAAGTTTCGCGAACATAAGCCCTGGCTTCTCAACCTGATTAAGCATCTTGAACGGCAACCGAAGCCCTTGCCCGGAGAACGAAGACCGTCGGTTATGTCCATGGAAGGACAGGACAAGTTTCCCTTGCGTTTGAACATCGTTATCCACGTAGTGGGCTCTCGCGGTGATGTACAACCATTCGTTGCGTTGGGAAAAGAGCTACAGAAACATGGACACCGGGTTCGGCTGGCTACACATCTTGCGTTTCGTGAATATATCAATGAAACGGGACTGGAATTTTTCAGCATTGGAGGTGACCCCGCAGAGTTGATGGCGTTCATGGTAAATAACCCCGGTTTGATGCCGGATATGCGGACAATTCGCAGCGGTGCGATTCCCAAGCGCCGTCGTGAAATGAAGGCTATTTTCTCCGGGTGCTGGCGCTCATGCTTCGAGACTGGGGATGGGACGGGTATGCATCATATCAAGGAGGATCCATGGAGTGATGCTCCAGATTGCAATACCCAGCCATTTGTCGCGGACGTTATTATTGCGAATCCACCTAGCTTTGCGCATTTGAGTTGTGCAGAGAAACTAGGAATTCCGGTGAATATGATGTTTAC GATGCCATGGTCGGCGACGCAGTCATTTCCACACCCATTGGCCAATATCCGAGCGCGTAATACAAAGCCATCCGTTGCGAATTTCGCATCATATGCTATTGTGGAGGTGATGTTATGGGAAGGTCTTGGAGACCTTATAAATCGGTTTCGCAAGAGGGAGCTGGGCTTGGATCCCTTGGACGCCATCCGGGCACCCAGTATCGCACATCGGTTGCAAATACCATATACGTACCTTTG GTCTCCATCTCTCCTCCCCAAACCTCAGGACTGGGGAGACAACATCGATGTCTGCGGGTTTCAGTTCCTTGAGAGCGACACGAACTACAAGCCACCCGACGATCTCGATGCATTTCTCAAAGCTGGTGACCCCCCGGTGTATATCGGGTTTGGTTCCATTGTAGTCGACAATCCTGCGAAGTTGACAGAAATTGTGTTCGAGGCCATTCGCCTTACAGGAAAGCGAGCACTGGTGTCTAAGGGATGGGGCAAtatcggagaaggaagagctgaaGTTCCCAAGGATGTCATGCTCTTGGGGAAGGTTCCGCACGACtggctcttccagcatgtTTCATGTGTCGTTCACCATGGTGGTGCAGGCACCACTGCTGCCGGGCTGGTCCTGGGTCGTCCAACGGTAATTGTGCCCTTTTTCGGCGATCAGCCATTCTGGGGATCGATCGTGGCACGCGCAGGTGCTGGGCCACAACCCGTGCCATATAAACAATTGACCGCGGAGAAACTAGCAGAAGCGATCAACAAAGCTCTAGAGCCGTCTACACTagaaaaggccgaggagataGGCAAAGGTATGCGGACAGAAAGGGGCGTGCAAAATGCCGTATGCAGTTTTCATCAACATCTGGATTTGCGTAGCCTGCGGTGCGCTATATGTCCTACGCGTCCGGCGGTATGGTGGCATAAACATCTGCACATCAAATTGAGTGCCTTTGCGGCAGCGGTTCTAGTAGAGGCTGGGATTGTGGATCCGCATCACTTTGAATT TCGTCAAGACAGACCTGAGGGCGATAATAGATCATCCATATCAGAATCCGACATTGACTCCGAGAGTGACAGTGACTACGCTTcagccgaggaagaacagtCGGACAGCAGTAGCACAAATACGGTTGTTGATGACTCCGATGAGGCTGCGAATGAACTAGACCTTGAGCGCACACTGACCCGAAAACGAGCTAAAGAACAGAAGACTGGGGCGCAAGAGATTCTAGCAGAAACAGGCTACCATACCTCTAAGTTCGCCAAGCAAGTGCTTAATTTTGCGATCATGCTACCCACCGATTTGACCCTTAGCTTAGCCAAGGGTTTCCATAACGCGCCAAAATTGTATCATGACACCACGGTACAAAGGATTCCGAGAGTCCGCAATGTGAAAAGTGGCTTTCGAGCAGCTGGGACA GAATTCACAGAAGGATTCTACTACGGCATTACCGGCCTTCTTACGCAGCCTGCTCGGGGTTTTCAGAAGTCCGGTGGTAGGGGCTTGGTAAAGGGAGTTGGAAAGGGGGTGGGTGGAGTGTTTTTTAAGCCAGCTGCAG GCATCTGGGGACTAGCAGGCTTCCCGCTGGACGGACTGCACAAGAGCCTTCGCAATTCCCTAACGAAGAATAAGACGAAGTACATCCTACGGTCGCGACTAGAACAAGGTATCCAGGAGATGTGTGCCGCATCAATGGAGGAGAGAGCCATTGTGATGAAGAAATGGCGTGAGCTGGAAAAGAACCATCCTCAGAATCAAAATGGTCACGCTCATTAG
- a CDS encoding uncharacterized protein (2-polyprenyl-6-methoxyphenol hydroxylase and related FAD-dependent oxidoreductases), with protein MTYTTHDVVIVGAGPVGLFLACELRLAGLSVLVVEKRTNSDGMAETRAFVMHGRSLEIFASRGLLDSFIEAGQKTDWWHYGVLDTRLDYSVFGRETDQNYLLLVPQYKTEMILFQRAVDLGAVIIKGVQVDSIDESGPYVVARGFYSNNKPFTASGKYLVGADGVRSTIRKIANIEFTGNPPVNTVMSGEATLGTAMPNPYIVHNEHGLVIAADLRVPSGRTRLNVFASDRGTVPESVEVTLEEMNQSLQKITGVDYKLSNPCMLKRFSNEQRLATTYRQNRIFIVGDACHKHLPAGGQGLNVGLQEALNLGWKLAAVISKSAPASLLDTYEEERWPIAKAVVQNTTSQSLLFFASSGPEWAVREAIDKLLRVPEANKRLAREISGFSVAYPKSLDMILPDGWRALPENIQGKRALNVKMRLPDGMVTELRDYTQDGRWIQLHLPGKHIIELRPPPAFGNWTTVVEVVDMPDEEEKTSLYMCGVREMLIRPDGYLAFGRMDD; from the coding sequence ATGACCTACACTACTCATGACGTGGTGATTGTGGGAGCTGGTCCAGTTGGACTCTTCCTCGCTTGCGAACTACGCCTTGCCGGTCTCTCCGTTCTGGTGGTCGAGAAACGAACAAATTCGGACGGCATGGCGGAAACGCGTGCCTTTGTGATGCATGGTCGATCTTTGGAAATCTTCGCCTCTCGCGGTCTGCTCGACTCTTTCATTGAAGCGGGTCAAAAGACCGACTGGTGGCATTACGGTGTTCTCGACACTCGTCTTGATTACAGTGTTTTCGGCCGTGAAACGGACCAGAACTACTTGTTACTCGTGCCTCAGTACAAAACCGAGATGATCTTATTTCAGCGCGCCGTGGATCTGGGTGCAGTGATTATCAAGGGTGTCCAGGTCGATTCAATAGACGAATCCGGGCCTTATGTCGTTGCGAGGGGTTTCTACTCCAATAACAAACCTTTCACTGCCAGCGGGAAATACCTCGTCGGTGCGGACGGTGTTCGCAGCACGATCCGCAAAATCGCCAACATCGAGTTCACTGGCAATCCACCTGTCAATACAGTCATGAGTGGCGAGGCTACACTAGGCACGGCCATGCCGAATCCCTACATTGTTCACAACGAGCACGGCCTAGTTATCGCCGCTGACCTGAGGGTCCCCAGCGGAAGAACCCGCCTAAATGTGTTCGCGAGTGATCGCGGCACGGTTCCTGAGTCAGTTGAAGTGACTCTTGAGGAGATGAATCAGAGCTTGCAGAAAATAACCGGCGTTGACTACAAGCTTTCTAACCCTTGCATGCTAAAGCGTTTCAGCAACGAACAACGGCTAGCGACAACGTATCGCCAAAATCGGATTTTCATCGTCGGAGATGCATGCCATAAACACCTCCCAGCCGGCGGCCAGGGCTTAAATGTCGGTCTCCAAGAAGCTCTGAATTTAGGATGGAAACTTGCGGCAGTCATCTCCAAGTCCGCCCCTGCTTCGTTACTCGATACGTACGAAGAAGAACGATGGCCAATTGCCAAGGCTGTTGTCCAAAACACAACTTCACAGTCACTCTTATTTTTTGCCTCGTCTGGCCCAGAATGGGCGGTTAGGGAAGCGATCGACAAGCTTCTGCGTGTACCAGAGGCCAACAAGCGTTTGGCTAGGGAGATCAGCGGATTTTCTGTTGCCTACCCCAAATCGCTGGATATGATACTTCCAGACGGATGGCGAGCCCTACCAGAGAACATTCAGGGAAAGCGTGCATTGAATGTAAAGATGAGATTACCAGATGGGATGGTAACCGAACTCCGTGATTACACCCAAGACGGACGATGGATCCAGTTGCACCTTCCTGGAAAGCATATCATTGAACTCCGGCCTCCTCCGGCATTTGGTAACTGGACGACGGTAGTGGAAGTTGTCGACAtgccagatgaagaagagaagacgaGCTTGTATATGTGCGGAGTGAGAGAGATGCTGATCCGCCCGGATGGCTATTTGGCCTTTGGTCGAATGGACGACTAG
- a CDS encoding uncharacterized protein (predicted protein) has protein sequence MLFISSMCFSKLSVIYFIRDVTPLFNPDRLITAGLELLTILWAGIGILTAVFQCGLPRPWDYLHGQCIQHERWWTYMCVMNIVTDSGVMAHRIFIVVRLQMRLKRKLILTVIFGLRTCVIAASACQAFYANQVVESPDPTFDTSLFTISTQVAQCLGLITCCSPQMKPFIESLRSFGFYVDGRPRHGSSGVRHDELLARPRKQEDLFHQQHELGTISPFNSSYQTAVTASPSKRDWDAGSQSSQAHIIHEIRTWTVTESVKNTSPVVL, from the exons ATGCTCTTCATATCCAGCATGTGTTTCTCTAAACTATCGGTCATCTACTTTATCCGAGACGTGACACCGTTATTCAATCCCGATCGCCTTATCACTGCTGGTCTGGAACTTTTGACTATTCTATGGGCTGGTATTGGTATTCTCACTGCTGTCTTCCAGTGCGGATTGCCTCGCCCGTGGGACTATCTCCACGGTCAATGCATTCAACATGAAAGATGGTGGACCTATATGTGTGTGATGAATATTGTGACCGACTCCGGGGTGATGGCTCATAGAATCTTTATCGTGGTGCGGCTTCAGATGCgcttgaagaggaagctaATATTGACGGTTATTTTTGGACTGCGTACCTG CGTGATCGCTGCCAGTGCTTGTCAGGCTTTCTATGCCAACCAAGTGGTTGAATCTCCTGATCCGACGTTCGATACCTCGCTGTTTACAATATCTACACAAGTCGCTCAGTGTTTGGGTCTTATCACCTGCTGTTCACCTCAAATGAAACCGTTCATAGAGAGTCTTCGCTCATTCGGCTTCTACGTTGATGGAAGGCCGCGTCACGGTTCTTCTGGCGTGAGGCACGATGAACTCCTGGCACGACCACGAAAACAGGAGGATCTTTTCCATCAGCAGCATGAACTGGGGACTATTTCTCCATTTAACAGCTCTTATCAAACAGCAGTGACTGCCTCGCCATCAAAACGAGATTGGGATGCCGGAAGCCAGTCTAGCCAGGCTCATATTATCCATGAGATCCGCACATGGACTGTGACAGAGTCTGTAAAAAATACATCGCCGGTGGTTCTCTAG
- a CDS encoding uncharacterized protein (amino acid transporters): protein MSMHELKQMAPPVLSEMEGQPIYRDKDDLYLTRMGKRPVLKRNFGLMSMVGFSCTLLVTWEGYIIGGPAGSVYGYLFVWAGIAATFVVISELVSMAPTSGGQYHWCSMLAPPSAMKLASYMTGWLTVIGWQATFASALYLNGNMVQALIILTRSDYVPHPWRKALYAWGLSVLSAIINIVGGKFLPRFEGTVLIFHVLGFFAVLVPLTYMADHKSSAEEVFTYFINEGNWPSKALSVFVGLTGPVFAFAGGDAAVHIVEEMTNATTAVPLSLMLTVLINGSMGFGMMIALYFCLGDIQTALKSPTGVPFFAIFLQATGSVSGTAIAGALVMSLGSCNTIGTLTAASRQFWSFSRDRGIPGWRMWSKVTERTSIPTYAVLLTAVVGCLLNLITIGSDVAFNSLVSMSISGLYLSYMTAGGLLLYRRCTGGIGHATAGEQTMINTAGARLVWGPFRVPGILGITINVFSLAYMTIATFFGFWPTTKDVNTQTMNYSIVGTMGVIILSLVYYFVRAKKVYTGPLIEIS from the exons ATGTCCATGCACGAACTGAAGCAAATGGCGCCTCCTGTGCTGAGCGAGATGGAGGGACAACCAATCTACCGAGACAAGGACGACTTGTATTTGACTCGCATGGGAAAGCGCCCTGTCTTGAAG AGAAACTTTGGGTTGATGTCCATGGTGGGATTTAGCTGCACGCTGTTGGTCACATGGGAGGGGTATATCAT TGGTGGCCCGGCTGGTTCTGTCTATGGTTATCTTTTCGTCTGGGCTGGTATCGCCGCCACCTTTGTCGTCATATCTGAGCTTGTGTCGAT GGCTCCTACGTCCGGCGGGCAGTATCATTGGTGCTCGATGCTGGCGCCTCCATCGGCAATGAAGCTGGCTAGCTACATGACGG GTTGGCTTACCGTGATCGGATGGCAAGCCACATTCGCATCCGCACTGTATCTGAATGGAAACATGGTCCAAGCCCTTATTATCCTTACCAGGTCGGACTACGTCCCTCACCCATGGCGAAAAGCCCTATATGCATGGGGACTCTCTGTACTATCCGCGATCATCAATATTGTCGGCGGAAAGTTTCTACCACGTTTTGAGGGCACCGTTCTAATCTTCCATGTCCTGGGGTTTTTCGCCGTCCTAGTTCCCTTGACGTACATGGCAGATCACAAATCGTCCGCCGAAGAAGTATTTACCTATTTCATCAACGAGGGCAATTGGCCTTCGAAGGCGCTGTCAGTCTTTGTCGGGTTGACTGGCCCTGTTTTTGCTTTCGCTGGCGGTGATGCTGCGGTCCAT ATAGTCGAAGAGATGACCAATGCAACAACCGCTGTTCCGCTGTCTCTGATGCTGACAGTGTTAATCAATGGGTCCATGGGATTTGGAATGATGATCGCCTTGTATTTCTGTCTCGGTGATATTCAAACTGCGCTTAAATCCCCGACAGGTGTACCTTTCTTTGCCATCTTCCTGCAGGCAACAGGATCCGTATCCGGCACAGCAATTGCAGGCGCCCTGGTAATGTCTCTGGGTAGTTGTAATACAATTGGCACCTTAACAGCTGCATCACGGCAATTTTGGTCCTTCTCTCGCGATCGAGGGATTCCTGGATGGCGGATGTGGAGTAAG GTAACGGAACGTACATCCATCCCAACATATGCAGTCCTCCTTACGGCCGTTGTCGGGTGCCTTTTGAATCTCATCACGATCGGCTCAGACGTGGCGTTCAACAGCTTGGTATCCATGTCGATTTCGGGTCTTTACCTATCATATATGACTGCTGGAGGACTCTTGCTCTACCGCCGTTGTACCGGTGGGATTGGGCATGCGACCGCTGGCGAGCAGACGATGATCAACACGGCAGGGGCTAGGTTGGTCTGGGGGCCATTCCGTGTTCCCGGCATTTTGGGTATAACCATTAAtgtcttctccttggcctACATGACAATCGCTACgttctttggcttctggcCTACAACGAAGGATGTCAATACACAGACGATGAACTATAGTATTGTTGGCACGATGGGGGTTATTATACTTAGTCTCGTCTACTACTTTGTCCGAGCAAAGAAGGTGTACACTGGCCCTCTTATAGAGATATCTTGA
- a CDS encoding uncharacterized protein (predicted protein), giving the protein MHLQATLAVGLSLLGLTLADTLKNTIEWKASDFAITCGSEDCNYNFNIVSTATGPSKFKTSCSGVPAEEDYTPCQGKGTEAKLQAVPGAATMFSLHIQHTWMEGEARYTAHGDANITDTQKSFTVPVTRVSGVV; this is encoded by the coding sequence ATGCATCTCCAAGCTACCCTCGCCGTCGGTCTCTCCCTTCTCGGATTGACCCTTGCCGACACTCTCAAGAATACAATCGAATGGAAGGCATCCGACTTCGCCATCACCTGCGGCTCAGAAGACTGCAACTACAACTTCAACATCGTGAGCACTGCCACCGGGCCTTCCAAGTTCAAAACCTCCTGCTCCGGCGTTCCTGCCGAGGAAGACTATACCCCGTGCCAGGGCAAAGGCACCGAGGCCAAACTGCAGGCGGTGCCTGGGGCGGCCACGATGTTCAGTCTGCACATACAACATACTTGGATGGAAGGAGAGGCGAGATATACTGCCCACGGCGATGCCAATATCACCGACACCCAGAAGAGCTTTACGGTTCCGGTCACGCGGGTTTCTGGGGTTGTTTGA